In the Enterococcus saigonensis genome, one interval contains:
- a CDS encoding type B 50S ribosomal protein L31: MKAEIHPDYHPVVFMDSTTGFKFLSGSTKTSQETVEWEDGNTYPVIRVEVTSDSHPFYTGRQKFTQADGRVDRFNKKYGLKDANAAQ; this comes from the coding sequence ATGAAAGCAGAAATCCATCCAGATTACCATCCAGTTGTATTCATGGACTCAACTACAGGTTTCAAATTCTTGTCAGGTTCTACTAAAACTTCACAAGAAACAGTTGAATGGGAAGATGGTAACACATACCCTGTAATTCGGGTCGAAGTTACATCTGACTCACATCCATTTTACACTGGTCGTCAAAAATTCACACAAGCAGACGGACGTGTGGACCGTTTCAACAAAAAATACGGTCTCAAAGACGCAAACGCTGCACAATAA
- a CDS encoding carbohydrate ABC transporter permease has translation MEKRSLSLAKPKSNVVQDKDSKIFNFVNVLLLLVFTIIIIVPVWNIVASSFASSDALAKGDFVFWPSEISFDNYRKVLGDASIWQALIISVGKTVIGVLAHTAFCAIMAYALSKRNLKGRGLYSTMGIITMFFSGGMIPTYLLIKSLGLLNTFWVYIIPALLSYYDVIILMNFFRDVPTSLEESAKIDGASDWGVFLKIFVPLSKPALATIALFHGVWQWNDFMTAKLYVTDKALYPLQMKLYEIITQSQAASQQGLNAAVEISTTSKGVQLATIVVTTVPILIIYPLLQKHFISGMMLGAVKE, from the coding sequence ATGGAAAAAAGAAGTTTGTCACTGGCTAAACCCAAAAGTAACGTTGTACAAGATAAAGACAGTAAAATCTTCAACTTTGTTAATGTTTTACTCCTACTCGTTTTTACAATCATTATTATCGTGCCGGTTTGGAATATCGTAGCGTCATCTTTTGCCTCAAGTGATGCATTGGCAAAGGGGGATTTCGTTTTCTGGCCTTCAGAAATCTCATTTGATAATTATCGCAAGGTTTTAGGCGATGCTTCCATTTGGCAAGCGTTAATTATTTCAGTGGGAAAGACAGTAATTGGTGTTTTAGCGCATACCGCATTTTGTGCCATTATGGCTTATGCTTTATCAAAACGAAATTTAAAAGGTCGGGGATTGTATTCCACAATGGGAATTATCACCATGTTCTTTTCTGGTGGGATGATTCCAACATACTTATTGATTAAATCTTTAGGGCTATTAAATACTTTTTGGGTCTACATTATCCCAGCCCTACTTTCTTATTACGATGTTATTATTTTGATGAACTTTTTTAGAGATGTACCAACATCTTTGGAAGAGTCAGCTAAGATTGATGGAGCAAGTGATTGGGGCGTATTTTTGAAAATCTTTGTGCCTTTATCTAAACCTGCATTAGCAACAATTGCCCTTTTTCACGGGGTTTGGCAGTGGAATGACTTTATGACAGCTAAATTATACGTAACGGATAAAGCATTATATCCTTTGCAAATGAAATTATACGAAATTATTACGCAATCACAAGCAGCATCCCAACAAGGCTTAAATGCGGCGGTCGAAATTAGCACAACATCTAAGGGGGTACAATTGGCAACTATCGTAGTCACGACCGTTCCGATTTTAATTATTTATCCATTGCTACAAAAACATTTTATCTCAGGCATGATGCTTGGGGCAGTAAAAGAATAG
- a CDS encoding UDP-N-acetylglucosamine 1-carboxyvinyltransferase has protein sequence MKKIIINGGRKLQGEVTISGAKNSAVALIPAAILADSPVVLEGVPDINDVHSLMEILEIMGVKVKFESNTMTIDPTEIVSIPMPSGKINSLRASYYFMGALLGKFGEAVVGLPGGCYLGPRPIDLHVKGFEALGAKVTNEHGAMYLRNENKELKGERIFMDVVSIGATINVMLAAVKAKGRTIIENAAREPEIIDVATLLNNMGAKIRGAGTNEIRIDGVDELHGCRHSIIPDRIEAGTYLALAAACGNGIKVHNVIYEHLESYIAKLEELGVPMEISEDTIEVFPVEKLNPVHIKTYPYPGFATDLQQPITPLLIKANGTSEIIDTIYSKRINHIPELVRMGADAQIEGNMMILNGPQKLHGAEVIASDLRAGACLVIAGLMAEGTTTITNVEYILRGYDHIVDKLTALGADIQMLETEREDLA, from the coding sequence ATGAAAAAAATCATCATTAATGGTGGCCGCAAGCTTCAAGGGGAAGTAACAATTAGCGGAGCCAAAAACAGTGCTGTTGCACTAATACCTGCTGCAATTTTAGCTGACTCACCTGTTGTTTTAGAAGGTGTGCCCGATATCAATGATGTCCATTCCTTGATGGAAATTTTAGAAATTATGGGAGTCAAAGTAAAATTTGAAAGTAACACCATGACTATTGATCCAACTGAGATTGTTTCCATACCAATGCCAAGTGGAAAAATTAACAGTTTGCGTGCTTCTTATTATTTTATGGGGGCTTTGCTAGGCAAATTTGGGGAAGCTGTTGTTGGATTACCTGGTGGTTGTTATTTGGGACCTCGTCCAATTGACTTACATGTCAAAGGTTTTGAAGCTTTAGGAGCGAAAGTTACCAATGAACATGGTGCAATGTATTTAAGAAATGAAAATAAAGAGTTAAAGGGTGAACGCATCTTTATGGATGTCGTCTCAATCGGCGCAACAATCAACGTAATGTTAGCCGCGGTGAAAGCCAAAGGACGAACAATTATTGAAAATGCCGCAAGAGAACCAGAAATTATTGATGTTGCAACCCTTCTTAATAATATGGGGGCAAAAATTCGTGGTGCTGGTACCAATGAAATTAGAATTGATGGTGTAGATGAATTACATGGATGTCGTCATTCTATTATTCCAGATCGTATTGAGGCCGGAACATATTTGGCTCTTGCTGCTGCATGTGGCAATGGGATAAAAGTTCACAATGTTATCTATGAACACTTAGAAAGCTATATTGCAAAATTAGAAGAGCTAGGTGTGCCAATGGAAATTAGTGAAGATACCATTGAAGTTTTCCCCGTTGAAAAATTAAATCCTGTCCACATCAAAACGTATCCCTACCCTGGTTTTGCAACGGATTTGCAACAACCAATTACACCACTACTAATAAAAGCCAATGGTACTTCTGAAATTATCGACACAATTTATTCCAAACGAATCAATCACATACCTGAACTAGTCCGTATGGGTGCTGATGCACAAATAGAAGGAAATATGATGATTTTAAATGGACCTCAAAAATTACATGGTGCAGAAGTTATTGCCTCAGATTTAAGAGCAGGAGCTTGCTTAGTTATTGCCGGACTAATGGCAGAAGGCACCACCACAATTACCAATGTTGAATATATTTTACGCGGCTATGACCATATCGTAGACAAATTAACTGCTTTAGGCGCTGATATTCAAATGCTAGAAACAGAACGTGAGGATCTTGCATGA
- the rho gene encoding transcription termination factor Rho — protein sequence MKKDYLTMAELENSTLKDIYQYAKQFKIPYYSQMNKKELSLAVIRAQAEKQGFFYMEGVLDIVGQDGYGFLRPINYGPSAEDIYISSSQIRRFGLRNGDKVAGKARPPKESERYYGLMHVESVNGKDPEDAKERPHFPALTPLYPDRQIKLETKLGRLATRMIDIFAPVGFGQRGLIVAPPKAGKTSILKEIANGITDNYPDVELIVLLIDERPEEVTDLERSVKGDVVSSTFDLQPQNHTRVSELVLERAMRLVEDKRDVVILMDSITRLARAYNLVVPPSGRTLSGGIDPAALYKPKKFFGAARNIEEGGSLTILATALVDTGSRMDDVIYEEFKGTGNMELHLSRELAERRIFPAIDIKKSGTRKEELLMKDEQLEETWKLRNNMIGDSLEYTDQFVQFLKKTKNNQALFSTFKEVSFGKKTPRRNVKR from the coding sequence ATGAAAAAAGACTATTTAACGATGGCGGAGCTAGAAAATAGCACGCTAAAAGATATTTATCAATACGCAAAACAATTCAAAATTCCTTATTATAGCCAAATGAATAAAAAAGAATTGTCTTTAGCTGTCATTCGTGCACAGGCAGAAAAGCAGGGCTTCTTTTACATGGAAGGGGTTTTGGATATCGTTGGTCAAGACGGTTATGGGTTTTTACGTCCAATCAACTACGGCCCTAGTGCAGAAGATATTTATATTTCCTCTTCGCAAATTCGTCGTTTTGGTCTTAGAAATGGGGACAAAGTTGCCGGAAAAGCTAGACCACCAAAAGAATCTGAGCGTTATTATGGGTTGATGCATGTGGAAAGTGTTAATGGGAAAGACCCGGAAGATGCAAAAGAGCGCCCGCATTTCCCTGCTTTGACACCGCTTTATCCAGATCGACAAATAAAATTAGAGACTAAACTGGGACGTTTGGCAACCCGAATGATTGATATTTTTGCGCCAGTTGGCTTTGGACAACGTGGTTTGATTGTTGCACCACCAAAAGCAGGAAAAACCAGTATCTTAAAAGAAATTGCCAATGGTATTACCGATAATTACCCCGATGTAGAATTAATTGTGCTCTTAATTGATGAACGCCCAGAAGAAGTAACGGACTTAGAACGCAGCGTAAAAGGAGATGTTGTTTCGTCAACTTTTGACTTACAACCACAAAACCATACGCGGGTTTCCGAACTTGTTTTAGAACGGGCAATGCGTTTAGTGGAAGATAAACGAGATGTTGTAATTTTGATGGACTCTATTACCCGTTTAGCTCGAGCTTATAATTTAGTAGTACCGCCAAGCGGCCGTACATTAAGTGGGGGGATTGACCCTGCTGCTTTGTATAAACCAAAAAAATTCTTTGGGGCCGCGCGTAATATTGAAGAAGGTGGTAGTTTAACGATTCTGGCAACTGCTTTAGTAGATACGGGTAGTCGCATGGACGATGTTATTTACGAAGAATTCAAAGGAACTGGGAACATGGAGTTGCATCTTTCACGGGAACTTGCTGAACGCCGTATCTTCCCAGCGATTGACATTAAAAAATCAGGTACCCGTAAAGAAGAATTGCTGATGAAAGATGAACAATTAGAAGAGACATGGAAACTACGTAATAATATGATAGGAGATTCTCTTGAGTACACCGATCAGTTTGTTCAATTTTTGAAAAAAACGAAAAATAACCAAGCCCTCTTTAGCACTTTTAAAGAAGTTTCCTTTGGTAAAAAAACACCGCGAAGAAATGTAAAAAGATAA
- a CDS encoding YesL family protein, with the protein MQKVFRTDGLIYGGMQGLYQVLLLNVIFIISCLPLFTIGAAISAAYGTAYKLTEHKEGVLYKTYWHQFKQNFFPATKMWLLIIAIVGGMLFALPYFRYLIVGNKVAYYMVMVGLTFIILLSLYLFPLIARFENTLAATVTNAMILSLKHLPISILLFFVTVGGLFLLPVYLPKLLFAWLFIGFGSVFFINAKLLLKVFSQYENMKEGS; encoded by the coding sequence ATGCAAAAAGTATTTCGTACAGATGGCCTAATCTATGGCGGTATGCAAGGGCTCTATCAAGTATTGCTATTAAATGTTATTTTTATTATTTCTTGTTTGCCACTTTTTACGATCGGTGCGGCAATCAGTGCGGCATATGGGACTGCTTATAAATTAACCGAACATAAAGAAGGTGTTTTATATAAAACGTACTGGCACCAATTCAAACAAAATTTTTTCCCAGCTACCAAAATGTGGCTACTGATAATCGCGATAGTTGGTGGTATGCTTTTTGCTTTACCGTATTTCCGTTATCTCATTGTGGGAAATAAAGTTGCTTATTATATGGTCATGGTGGGGCTTACATTTATTATTTTGCTGAGTTTATATCTTTTTCCGCTAATTGCCCGTTTTGAAAATACATTGGCCGCAACTGTTACAAACGCTATGATTTTATCGTTAAAACATTTACCAATCAGTATTCTTTTATTTTTTGTAACGGTGGGCGGGTTGTTTTTATTGCCGGTATATTTACCCAAGTTACTATTTGCTTGGCTCTTTATTGGATTTGGGTCAGTATTTTTTATTAATGCAAAATTACTCCTAAAAGTTTTTAGTCAATACGAGAATATGAAAGAGGGAAGTTGA
- a CDS encoding PRD domain-containing protein, producing MKVKKLLNQNAVLIDDDGQEKVAIGKGIGFNKKRNDLVFAKEVERMFIMEPDSQMKLQNLLNQIDEKFLFAAEHIINHAEMVLMEKLNEHVLIALTDHLAFSAENISNGIIVRNKLLKEIEVLHKEEFGIAQWAVDYLSSELKIPYSYDEAGYIAIHLHSARNGERNNHRSIREVTIVSEIMNLIAKELQIDLYTEAMALNYSRLANHLRLLLQRYQKQQYAVLDDEIVEMVREKYPESYEIAKKVRVMLIKQYQLATSSEELGYIAIHIERLKRVAYKEEEN from the coding sequence ATGAAAGTTAAAAAGTTATTAAATCAAAATGCAGTTTTAATCGATGACGACGGTCAAGAAAAAGTTGCAATTGGAAAAGGAATCGGTTTTAACAAGAAGCGAAATGATCTCGTTTTCGCAAAAGAAGTCGAGCGAATGTTTATTATGGAACCTGACTCTCAGATGAAATTACAAAATCTGTTAAATCAAATTGATGAGAAGTTTTTATTTGCCGCAGAACATATCATCAATCATGCAGAAATGGTATTAATGGAGAAACTAAATGAGCATGTCTTAATTGCTTTAACAGATCATTTGGCATTTAGTGCAGAAAATATTAGTAATGGAATTATTGTCCGCAATAAATTACTTAAAGAAATTGAAGTATTGCACAAAGAGGAGTTTGGGATTGCACAGTGGGCTGTAGATTATTTAAGCAGTGAACTTAAAATTCCATATAGTTATGATGAAGCAGGCTATATAGCTATCCATTTGCATAGTGCACGAAATGGTGAAAGAAATAATCATCGTAGTATCCGGGAAGTTACGATTGTTTCAGAAATTATGAATCTTATTGCTAAAGAACTACAAATTGATTTATACACAGAAGCAATGGCACTGAATTACTCGCGTCTAGCCAATCATTTACGTTTATTATTACAGCGTTATCAAAAGCAACAATATGCTGTTTTAGATGATGAAATTGTTGAAATGGTACGTGAAAAGTATCCTGAGAGTTATGAAATTGCAAAGAAGGTCCGGGTGATGCTAATTAAACAGTATCAGTTAGCAACTTCTAGTGAAGAATTAGGCTATATTGCAATTCATATTGAAAGATTGAAACGCGTAGCCTATAAAGAAGAGGAGAATTAA
- a CDS encoding ABC transporter permease: protein MLEAKAKPTLGVRFKKWWRDFVHQWQLQSMAIPGIVYMIIFSFIPIYGLVIAFKNYTVIDTIDSAQWVGFENFKIIMEDKYFWQSVVNTLGISALKLAFGFVLPIIIAVMIYELRDSVFKRVIQTISYLPHFLSWIILGGMIITWFSSNGMINELLNFIGIQTKQNHMLDVGKYWWIASLSDVWKEAGWGTILYLATMARIDPTYYEAAKMDGASRLRQIWSITIPMIRNIISLNLILSVSGLFNSNLDQTLVLMNSQNQPKAEVINSYVYRVGLMQGDFSYATAVGLGISIISVILLAATNIVTKKLNDNQSVL from the coding sequence ATGTTGGAAGCAAAAGCCAAACCAACCCTAGGGGTACGTTTTAAAAAGTGGTGGCGAGATTTTGTACACCAATGGCAATTACAGTCGATGGCAATTCCTGGGATTGTTTATATGATTATTTTTAGTTTTATTCCTATTTACGGCTTAGTGATTGCCTTTAAAAATTACACCGTAATTGACACCATTGACAGTGCGCAGTGGGTGGGATTTGAAAATTTCAAAATCATTATGGAAGATAAGTACTTTTGGCAATCAGTTGTGAATACATTGGGCATTAGCGCATTGAAACTAGCCTTTGGATTTGTCTTACCGATTATTATCGCCGTGATGATTTATGAATTACGAGACAGTGTCTTTAAGCGGGTGATTCAAACAATTTCTTATCTACCACACTTTTTATCATGGATTATTTTAGGTGGGATGATTATTACCTGGTTTTCTTCAAACGGGATGATTAATGAGTTGTTAAACTTCATCGGTATCCAGACGAAGCAAAATCACATGCTAGACGTTGGTAAATATTGGTGGATTGCTTCTTTATCAGATGTTTGGAAAGAAGCTGGATGGGGAACAATTTTATATTTGGCCACGATGGCGCGTATTGATCCAACGTATTATGAGGCTGCCAAAATGGATGGTGCTTCACGACTACGTCAAATTTGGAGTATTACGATTCCCATGATTCGCAATATCATTTCGTTAAATTTAATCTTAAGTGTAAGCGGTTTATTCAATTCGAATTTAGATCAAACTTTAGTTTTGATGAATTCTCAAAATCAGCCTAAAGCAGAAGTCATTAATTCTTACGTTTATCGTGTTGGTTTAATGCAAGGAGACTTTTCTTATGCAACAGCCGTGGGGCTTGGAATCTCAATTATTTCAGTTATTTTGTTAGCTGCAACCAATATTGTTACGAAAAAATTAAACGATAATCAATCGGTCTTGTAA
- a CDS encoding type 2 periplasmic-binding domain-containing protein: MFKFSSKKIVGTLALASAVLALGACGSKKDESTAEKKVDLPSIEDRYKPDENTPAWKLDTKKEATKLTWYVNADWWNTEFGKDMVTKKVKEDLNVDIKFITGDDTKLNTYFAGGDMPDIVTIFDSNSQVARKANSWALPLQDLAKKYDPYFNKVARQETLNWYKLSDGKSYGYPDYSNTQQDFDSGDIFARDAFIIRKDVYEAIGKPDFTTPEGFVAGMKKIKAQFPDLIPFGFNDFAKDGSSNGSMDSVVQDMLGVPYTKDGKYYDRNLDSDYIKWVKAFRQVHQDGNISDDTFTDDGDKFKEKLQTGKYGAVMIGSFVNQGIPLQTFKAANPDSEYIAIDGIQSTQGNKATLTQAGISGWMINYIGKNCKDPAKAMQVFTYLLSDEGEMLTNFGIEGQTYTKEGDKVKWTDEARKIQQDDPEKWQLEYRMGEFIQFGHDRFKAMNDDSYVDAVKQMQQWGEGKLTSQFLTENIGPDAGSQEARALSAIQTNWSTTLVGMLRAKDDKELDGLLTKYEDFQKDNKINDVNKVRNDKIEENKKKLDM, from the coding sequence ATGTTTAAGTTTTCAAGCAAAAAAATCGTAGGGACTTTGGCACTGGCAAGCGCAGTCTTAGCATTAGGAGCCTGTGGTAGTAAAAAAGATGAATCAACAGCAGAAAAAAAGGTGGATCTCCCCTCCATTGAAGACCGATATAAACCAGATGAAAATACACCAGCCTGGAAATTAGATACCAAAAAAGAAGCGACCAAATTAACTTGGTACGTAAACGCTGATTGGTGGAATACAGAATTTGGTAAAGATATGGTAACTAAAAAAGTCAAAGAAGATTTAAATGTCGATATCAAATTCATTACTGGTGATGACACTAAATTAAATACGTACTTTGCTGGCGGAGATATGCCAGACATTGTGACGATCTTTGACTCCAACTCACAAGTAGCGCGTAAAGCAAATTCTTGGGCATTACCATTACAAGACTTAGCGAAAAAATATGATCCATATTTTAATAAAGTAGCCCGTCAAGAAACTTTAAATTGGTATAAATTGTCCGATGGAAAATCTTATGGCTATCCTGATTATTCCAATACGCAACAAGACTTTGATAGTGGTGATATTTTTGCCCGAGATGCATTTATTATTAGAAAAGATGTCTATGAAGCAATTGGAAAACCCGACTTCACAACACCAGAAGGCTTTGTGGCCGGTATGAAGAAGATTAAAGCACAATTTCCAGATTTAATTCCGTTTGGGTTTAATGATTTTGCTAAAGATGGTTCTTCAAATGGCTCTATGGATAGCGTTGTGCAAGATATGCTAGGTGTCCCTTATACAAAAGATGGCAAATACTATGACCGTAATTTAGATTCTGATTATATTAAATGGGTGAAAGCTTTCCGTCAAGTTCACCAAGATGGCAATATTTCTGATGATACTTTCACAGATGATGGCGATAAATTCAAAGAAAAATTACAAACTGGTAAATATGGTGCTGTTATGATTGGTTCATTTGTAAACCAAGGGATTCCATTACAAACCTTTAAAGCTGCAAATCCAGACAGCGAGTATATTGCAATTGACGGCATTCAAAGTACCCAAGGTAATAAAGCAACATTAACACAAGCTGGTATTTCTGGTTGGATGATTAACTACATTGGTAAAAACTGCAAAGATCCTGCTAAAGCAATGCAAGTGTTCACTTATCTTTTAAGTGATGAAGGTGAAATGTTAACAAACTTTGGGATTGAAGGACAAACCTATACTAAAGAAGGCGATAAAGTAAAATGGACCGATGAAGCACGTAAGATTCAACAAGATGATCCTGAAAAATGGCAATTGGAGTACCGCATGGGTGAGTTCATTCAATTTGGTCATGACCGCTTTAAAGCAATGAATGATGATTCATACGTCGATGCAGTGAAACAAATGCAACAATGGGGTGAAGGGAAATTAACTTCACAATTTTTAACAGAAAATATTGGCCCTGATGCGGGTAGTCAAGAAGCGCGAGCTTTAAGTGCAATCCAAACAAATTGGAGCACAACTCTTGTAGGTATGTTGCGGGCAAAAGATGACAAAGAACTAGACGGTTTGTTAACTAAATACGAAGATTTCCAAAAAGATAATAAGATTAATGATGTAAATAAAGTTCGTAACGATAAGATTGAAGAAAATAAGAAAAAATTAGACATGTAA
- a CDS encoding ROK family protein: MYVGFDIGGTTVKYGVLDETGNILEKAAIPTNYDLAEFLDELVAIVEKAQEHYKKMDGIGISAPGIIQKDGYMQTAGAIKPFYGANIKVELERRTGLAVSIENDANAAAIAERWIGNAIGLDNYLCIVLGTGIGGGIVINGEVYRGAHGMAGEFGWSIIDTLPKIGDIEEVSWNKRAATVGGLCYQYNLAQKAADKNAIDIWDAREIFAKEAAGETLALKIVDQFLTDLAVGMLNLISCFDPEVILFGGGISSNKEFNERFQMRLSEVMNRHESIYYLKDQTIAAVRPAKLQNDAGMIGAVYQIHRQVTKKQVI; the protein is encoded by the coding sequence ATGTACGTAGGGTTTGATATTGGTGGAACAACTGTGAAATACGGTGTGTTAGATGAAACAGGAAATATTCTAGAAAAAGCTGCAATTCCGACAAATTATGATTTAGCCGAGTTCTTAGATGAATTAGTAGCAATTGTTGAAAAAGCGCAAGAACACTATAAAAAAATGGATGGTATTGGAATTAGTGCACCAGGTATTATTCAAAAAGATGGCTATATGCAGACTGCCGGTGCGATAAAACCTTTTTATGGTGCCAATATCAAAGTTGAGTTAGAACGACGTACCGGTCTTGCGGTTTCAATTGAAAATGATGCGAATGCTGCAGCAATCGCAGAACGTTGGATCGGCAATGCTATTGGTTTGGATAATTATTTGTGTATTGTATTGGGTACAGGTATTGGTGGCGGTATTGTTATTAATGGAGAAGTATACCGCGGAGCGCATGGCATGGCTGGTGAATTTGGCTGGAGTATTATAGATACTCTACCAAAGATTGGCGATATTGAAGAGGTGTCATGGAATAAGCGTGCAGCAACAGTTGGTGGGCTTTGTTATCAATATAATTTAGCGCAAAAAGCAGCCGATAAGAATGCTATAGATATTTGGGATGCACGGGAAATCTTTGCCAAAGAAGCAGCAGGCGAAACACTAGCGCTAAAAATTGTCGATCAGTTTTTAACCGATTTAGCAGTCGGAATGCTAAATTTAATCAGCTGTTTTGATCCAGAAGTGATTTTATTTGGCGGTGGCATCAGCTCCAATAAGGAGTTTAATGAACGCTTCCAAATGAGACTAAGTGAAGTAATGAACCGACATGAGTCAATTTATTATTTAAAAGATCAAACAATCGCAGCTGTACGTCCGGCTAAATTACAAAATGATGCCGGTATGATTGGTGCTGTCTATCAAATTCATCGGCAAGTGACGAAAAAACAGGTTATTTAA
- the nagE gene encoding N-acetylglucosamine-specific PTS transporter subunit IIBC: MKAYLQRIGRSLMLPVATLPVAALFMGIGYWIDPSGWGGNNILAAFLIKAGGTILDNLGILFAVGLAYGMSKDKDGAAALAGLVAFLTPMTLVNSAAVALFTKVDVEKVNVAFGAINNKNVFIGILAGLVAAAMYNRFSGVKLPMALSFFSGKRAVPIVTAGLMAIISALLIFIWPPVYNALVAFGEMISSMGPLGAGLYGFFNRLLIPTGLHHALNNVFWFNLAGIDDIGKFWASEGTKGITGMYQAGFFPVMMFGLPAGALAIYQCAKPEKKKVTASLMVAAAFASFFTGVTEPLEFSFMFVAWPLYVVHAALTGISMFIAAAFHWTAGFNFSAGFIDFFLSLRVPIANKPYMLIVLGLIMAVVYYVTFMFVIKKFNLMTPGREEDEEEATEDIDQFVAAGDDKFAVLANQIYNALGGASNVTSIDNCTTRLRLQVKDTGTVDQGKIKRTGMPGVKVIDNNNIQVIVGTEVQFVADEMTRLHHGGVKTSTAVKDEVANVKAIIKKQDVFAISDGTVKDITLVSDDVFSQKMMGEGFAVTPTEDGVFTPVAGTITSVFPTKHAVGIKADNGLEILVHMGIDTVSLKGEPFTVFVTEGQKVGRGQMLAKMDLAKITASGKDTDIMVVCTNSNELAHLNVTSQVVKANEVIGTIESK; the protein is encoded by the coding sequence ATGAAAGCATATTTACAACGAATTGGTCGTTCTTTGATGTTACCTGTAGCAACTTTACCCGTAGCTGCACTTTTTATGGGGATAGGGTATTGGATTGATCCAAGTGGTTGGGGTGGAAATAATATTTTAGCAGCCTTCTTAATTAAAGCAGGCGGTACTATATTAGATAATTTAGGAATTTTATTTGCTGTCGGTTTAGCTTATGGTATGTCAAAAGATAAAGATGGTGCCGCAGCATTAGCTGGTTTGGTTGCGTTTTTAACACCAATGACATTAGTAAATAGTGCAGCAGTTGCTCTATTTACTAAAGTAGATGTTGAAAAGGTTAATGTGGCTTTTGGTGCAATTAATAATAAGAATGTATTTATTGGAATTTTAGCAGGTTTAGTAGCTGCAGCAATGTACAACCGCTTTAGCGGTGTCAAATTACCAATGGCGTTATCCTTTTTCAGCGGCAAACGTGCTGTTCCAATAGTGACTGCTGGATTAATGGCCATTATTTCTGCATTATTAATATTTATTTGGCCACCAGTTTATAACGCATTGGTTGCTTTTGGTGAAATGATTTCAAGTATGGGACCGCTAGGAGCAGGGTTATATGGTTTCTTTAATCGCTTGTTAATTCCAACTGGATTACACCATGCACTAAATAATGTATTCTGGTTTAACTTAGCTGGAATTGACGATATTGGTAAATTCTGGGCAAGTGAGGGAACAAAAGGTATCACTGGTATGTATCAAGCTGGATTTTTCCCAGTCATGATGTTTGGATTACCAGCAGGGGCATTAGCTATTTATCAATGTGCAAAACCTGAAAAGAAAAAAGTTACAGCTTCATTAATGGTTGCAGCTGCTTTTGCTTCATTTTTTACAGGTGTTACAGAGCCGTTAGAATTTTCATTTATGTTTGTTGCCTGGCCTTTGTATGTTGTTCATGCCGCTCTAACAGGAATTTCAATGTTTATTGCTGCGGCATTTCATTGGACTGCTGGCTTTAACTTTAGCGCGGGTTTTATTGATTTCTTCTTAAGTTTACGCGTACCAATCGCAAATAAGCCATATATGTTAATTGTTTTAGGGTTGATTATGGCAGTTGTTTACTATGTAACATTTATGTTTGTGATTAAAAAATTCAATTTGATGACACCTGGTCGTGAAGAAGATGAAGAAGAAGCGACAGAAGATATAGATCAATTTGTGGCTGCAGGAGATGATAAGTTTGCAGTACTCGCTAACCAAATCTATAACGCATTAGGTGGTGCGTCAAATGTTACCTCAATTGATAATTGTACAACTCGTTTACGTTTACAAGTAAAAGATACTGGAACTGTTGATCAAGGAAAAATCAAACGAACAGGAATGCCAGGTGTGAAAGTAATTGATAATAATAATATTCAAGTAATTGTCGGGACAGAAGTACAATTTGTAGCAGATGAAATGACTCGTCTACATCATGGTGGCGTAAAAACATCGACAGCTGTTAAGGATGAAGTAGCAAATGTAAAAGCGATTATTAAAAAGCAAGATGTTTTTGCTATCAGTGATGGGACAGTTAAAGATATTACTTTAGTAAGCGATGATGTTTTTTCACAAAAAATGATGGGTGAAGGATTTGCAGTTACGCCAACAGAAGATGGTGTATTTACACCAGTAGCTGGTACGATTACGAGTGTCTTTCCAACAAAACATGCAGTAGGGATAAAAGCAGATAATGGTTTAGAAATTTTAGTGCATATGGGAATTGATACAGTTAGTTTAAAAGGAGAACCATTTACTGTTTTTGTAACAGAAGGACAAAAAGTTGGACGTGGACAAATGTTAGCTAAAATGGATTTAGCAAAAATAACTGCTAGTGGCAAAGATACAGACATTATGGTTGTTTGCACTAATAGTAATGAATTGGCTCATTTAAATGTAACCTCTCAAGTGGTGAAGGCAAATGAAGTTATTGGTACTATAGAAAGCAAATGA